The DNA region GCAACGAACACCGGCACGCCCGCCTTGGAGAAGCTTTCGGCGATGCCCTGCAAGGTCACGGTCTTGCCCGTCCCGGTCGCGCCCGCGATCAGCCCGTGGCGATTCGACCGGCTGAGCGCGAGCGCTTGCCGCGATCCGTCCGACCCCAACCCCAGATAGATATCGCCCGCTTGCTCGCCCATTCCTGATCCCCGTCACACTCTGTCTGACCCTGATGTGCAGGGGCCGTCCGCAGCGGTCAAGTTCTCGACAGCGGCGCACATTTGGCTAAGGCTAACCGACATGGGTCAGACTACGCCTTTCGTGCTGCTTGACGATGCCCGCGCCGGGGAAAGTGCTGCCGACGCGCTGCTGTACGAAGCGCCGCGCGCGCTGTTTGTGGCGCATCGGCCGGATCAGGTGGACAGCGTTCTGGCTGCGGCCGAGGCTGCCCGCACGGCGGAGGGCGGGTCGCTGGCTGGCTATATCGCCTATGAAGCGGGCTTGGCGCTGGAGCCGAAGCTGGCAGGCCGCGCCGCCGCGCGCAGCGGAGCAGCGGGGCCGCTGGTGTGGCTCGGCCTGTTCGATGCGCCGACGCGGATTGCGGCGGGCGATGTGCCCAGCTGGCTCGCCGCGCGGGCGGAAGGCAGCGGCACGCTCGGCCCGATGGAGCCGCAGCTCTCCCCAGGTGGATACGAAGCGGCGTTTAATGCCCTGCGCGAGGCGATCCACGCGGGCGATATCTATCAGGCGAACCTCACCTACCCGCTGGCAGGCTCGTTCCGCGGCGATCCGGTCGGGCTCTATGCCGCGCTGCGCGATGCGGCGGCGGCAGGCTATGGCGGGCTTATCTTCGACGGGTCGCACTGGCTGCTGAGCTTCTCGCCCGAACTGTTCGTGGCGCTGAATGGCAGCGAGGCGAAGGTGAAGCCGATGAAGGGCACGCGTCCGCGCAGCCCGGAGCCGGAGGCAGACGCGGCGCTGGCGGACGATCTCGCCACCTCGGTGAAAGACCGGGCCGAGAATCTGATGATCGTCGATCTGATGCGCAATGATCTGTCGCGCGTGGCCGAAGCGGGCAGCGTTCATGTCGATGCGCCCTTCGCGGTCGAGAGCTACCCGACGGTGCACCAGATGGTCTCGACCGTCCGCGCGCGGCTCAGCCCTGGCAAGGGCGCGATGGATCTGGTGCGCGCGCTGTTTCCCTGCGGATCGATCACCGGCGCGCCGAAGATCCGGGCAATGGAACTGCTGGGCGAGGTGGAGCGCGATGCGCGCGGGCCCTATTGCGGCGCAATCGGGCGGATCGATGCTGACGGGAATGCGGCGTTCAATGTCGCGATCCGGACGCTGCGCCTCACCCCGATTGAGAACGGACAGGGTAGTGCGGTGCTCGGCATCGGCTCGGCGATTGTGGCGGATAGTGATGCGCTGTCCGAACGGCGCGAATGCGAGGTCAAGGCGGGTTTCCTGCGCCGCGCCGCACCGGGACTGAGCGCGCCGCAATGCGACCTGATCGAGACGATGCGCTTCGAGCCTGACAGCGGCATCGCGCTGCTGGAACTCCACCTCGCGCGGATGAAGGCGAGCGCGGCCACGCTGGGTTTCGCCTTTGATCGCCATGCTCTGCGCAACCAGATCCAGGCGCTGTGCTTTGAACTCGACGCCCCGGCGCGTGTGCGGCTGCTAGTGGCGCGCTCCGGGGCGAGCGCGCTGGAAACCGGGCCGCTGCCTGCGCCTTTGGGCGAGCCGGTGACAGTCGCGGCGCTGCCCAATCCGCTCGATCCGTCGGACTGGCGGCTGATGCACAAGACCTCGGACCGCGGCTTTTACGAGGAGGCGCTCGCCGCCGCGCGCAGCTTCGGCGCGGACGAGGCTCTGCTGGTGCGCGGGGATGGCCTCGTCACCGAAGGCAGCTTCACCTGCGTCTTTGCCGACGGACCCGACGGCGTGCTGCTGACGCCTCCCGCTAGCCTCGGCCTGCTCCCCGGCGTGCTGCGCGAACATCTGCTCACCGAGGGCAAGGCGCGCGAGGCAGAATTGACGCTGGACGATCTCGCCAGCGGCTTCTGGCTCGGCAATGCGCTGCGCGGATTGATGCGGGCGGCGCTGGTCTGAACCCCGCCCGCTCAGGACAGGCTTAGACAAGCATCGGGCGAGCGGTTAGTGGGGCGCATGGCTGATATCAAAATCCTATACGAAGACGGCGAAGCGCTGGTGATCGACAAGCCTTCGGGCGTCTCGGTCGATCGGCCGCGCAAGGGCGGAATTTGCCTGGAAGACCACCTCGAGCGGCTGAAGCTGGGTTTCCAGCGTCCGCCGGTCGCGGTGCATCGGCTCGACACCGATACGAGCGGCTGCCTGCTGCTCGCCCGCAATCCCAAGGCGCTCGCGCGGTTCAATAAGGCGTTCGAGGAGCGGCTGGTGGGCAAGACCTATCTCGCGATCCTCGCCGGGCATCCGCAGGGGACACAAGGGACGATCGAGCTTTCGCTGTCGAAGATCAGCTCGGCGGAGAAGGGCTGGCGGATGATCCCGGCCAAGAAGGGCAAGCCGGCCGTCTCGCACTGGGAGCTGGTGGGCGAGCTTGGACCGCACAGCCTGATTCGCTTCCGCCCCGAAACCGGCCGCACCCACCAGTTGCGGGTCCATGCCTTGGCGGGCCTCGGCCTGCCGCTGCTGGGCGATCCGATTTATGGCGCGGGCAATGCGCCGGGTGCCAAGCGCACGATGCTCCATGCCGAGAGCCTGACCGTCACCCGCCCCGGCAAACCCGCCATCGAAGCGCGCGCCGCGCTGCCGCTCGATTTCCTCGCTCTCGGGGCGAAGGATGGCGGGGCGACAGATGGATGACGATTCGCCCGAACCGCTAAGCGCCCGCGCGATCCGGCTGGCGAGCGAGAGCTTTCTCGCAGGTTCCGGCCCCGGTGGGCAGAACGCGAACAAGGTCGCGACTGAAGTCGAGCTGCGGGTGAACATCTACGCGCTGCGCCTGTCACCCCCGGTGTTTGCGCGGCTGCGGGCGCTGGCGGGTGCGAAGCTGGCGGGGAACGGCGATCTCATCATCAATTCCAAGGCCCACCGCACGCAGGAGGCCAACCGACAGGACGCCCGCGTCAAGCTGGCAGCGCTGCTGGAGGAAGCCCAGACCGAGCCCAAGCGGCGGGCCAAGACCCGCCTCAACCGGGTAGGCAAGACGGAGCGGCTCAAGGTCAAGAAGGTGCGCGGTACGGTGAAGGCCAATCGCGGCAAGCCCAGCAGTTCGGACTGGTAAGCGCGACCCCCAACCCCGCCTTGACTTTTCCCCGTGAATCGGCGAATGGCGCGCCCATGTGGCGGTGTGCCGGGCCTTCCGGGCGCGCCGCTATTTGCTTTTTTAGCCCTGCGTGAAGCTTTCGCCGGGCCGACCCAGTTGACAGGAACCCGCCATGGCGAAGCCCACCACCGTCAAGATCCGCCTCGTCTCGAGCGAGGGCACCGGCTTCTTCTACGTGACCAAGAAGAACCCGCGCAACATCACCGAGAAGATGAGCTTCCGGAAGTATGATCCCGTGGCGCGCAAGCACGTTGAATTCAAGGAAGCCAAGATCAAGTAAGATCTGGCTCCCGCGCTCGGCCTTTTGGCGGGGCGCGGTAATTCATCGACAGTTCAAGCCCGCGTCCTTAGGCGCAACGGCATGAAAACACCTATCGCTTCTCTTCGCACGCTCGCCATCGGCCTTGGGGCCGGTGCGCTGGCGCTTGGCCTTGCCCCCGCTGGCACGGCCCCGCTGACCGCTCCGGCTGCGGCGCAATCTTCGGCTCAGTCCGCCACCAACCTCGACAAGGTGGTCGGCGCGCTGCGCGGCATCTCCACCATGAAGGCCGACTTCACCCAGACCGACCGGCAGGGCGCCACCCTGCGCGGGCAGATGACGCTGAAGCGCCCCGGCAAGATTCGCTTCGACTATGGCAAGGACGCCGATTTCCTCGTCATCTCGAACGGCAAGTCGCTTTATGTGATCGATTACGAGGTCAATCAGGTGGAACGCTGGCCGATCGGCAATTCGCCGCTGGGCGCGCTGTTCGATCCTGATCGCGATGTGAAGAAGTTCGGCAAGATGGTGCCGACCAGCAACCCCAACGTGCTGAGCGTGGAAGTGCGCGATCCCAAGAAGCCCGAGTTCGGGATGATCACGCTGATCTTCACCAAGAACCCGTCGGCACCCGGCGGTTTGCAGCTGACCCACTGGGTCGCGCTCGATGCGCAGAACAACCGCACCAAGGTGGTGCTGTCGAACCAGCGGTACGGCGTGGCGGTGGCCGACAGCACGTTCACCTTCAAGGACCCGCGCCGCTCAACTCGTCGTCCGGGATGAACGGCGCCACGGCGAGCTGTTGTAAGAACGCGACAAAACTCGGCGCGTGTTCATGTGAATGAAAGCCGGGACGGGGTAATCATTCTCAACAAGGCGGCTCGAAGGGAGGTTTCCCCCCTGTTGCCCACCCTTCGGAATTGGGCCTGCCTTGTACAAGCGTGACGAACGCTCCATGGAACCCTCGACCCACCGCCCCCGGGTCGAGGGTTTTTTGGTGTCGCGGCGGTTTATGCAGGCCTGCAAAGCGCTCCGCCCTGCGCTTCCGGTGCTCACGCACATTAAGTGCGCTCCGCTCCGGTTCTCGGTCGAACCACTTTTCGGCGATGCCTAAACCGCCGGGACGCGTCGGCGCGAAACCTATTCCCAGCCCAGCGCCTTTCGGATGATCGCGTAGATCACGTTCTGCTCGATCACACCGCGCACGCGGCTTGCGCCGGGGCCGGTGGCGAACAGGGCGACGTCCTCGCCGCCGTGAGTCTCGCTACCGAGCGGCACCAGCGCTTGCTGGCGGGCCTTGATCCCGGTTTCGGGCATCGGGCGGCCGTGATCGTGGTCGTCATTTTCATCGTCATGCTTCTTGGCCAACAGCCCGCCCGGCCCGTTGGTATAGCCCAATGTGGTGTAGGGCTTGCCGTCCGCTGCCAGCAGGGGCGATGTGCCGTCGCCGCCATCCTCGCCATTGCCCTTCGGCGGCACGACCAGCCCGAGGATGTCGTTCCCGCGCTGCGGGTAGCCCGAAATCGTGAAGACGTGGCTGTGATCGGCGGTGACCATGATCAGGGTTTCGGCAGGATCGGTGTTGTCGACCGCATATTGCACCGCGCGCGCGAATTCGACCGCCTCCTCCAGCGCATAGCCCGCCTGTCCGGCGTGGTGCGCGTGATCGATCCGCCCGCCTTCGACCATCAGGTAGAAACCATCAGGATCAGCCTTGAGCCGCGTGATCGCCTGTGCGGTCATGTCGGTGAGGGTGGGTTCGGGCGAATCCGGCTTCCGGTCGGCCATAAAGGTCAGGTGGCCGGGGTTGAACAGGCCGAGCACCGGTTTGTCCATCGGCGCGGCGGCCAATTCGGCGGCGGTCTTGACGACGGTGCCGCCGTTTGTCGCGGCCCATGCACTGGGCAGATCGGCGCCTGCATCAATCCGGCGGCCACCGCGCTCCTTGTCCTTGCCGTAGAACACCGCGGTACCGCCGCCGAGCGCGACGTCGAACTTCGCGTCGGCAAGCTGCTGCGCAATGTCCTTGCAGCCCTGTCCCTGCTGGTCGGCGGGGATATTGGTGTCGCTCTCCCAGTCACGATCCGCGCTGCGCGAATAGACGCTGGCCGGAGTCGCATGAGTCAGGCGCGTCGTGGTGACGATCCCGAGCGCGAGGCCCCGCTGCTTCACTTCCTCGCCCAGCAAGGGCAAGGGATTGGCGAGCGCGTCCTTGCATACGCCCTTTTCCGCATCCGGCCCGATGCCGAGCACCCCGATGCGGGTCTTGGTCCCTGAATGCATCGCGGTCGCCGTGCCCGCGCTGTCGGGCACCTGCGCATTGGTGTTGTAGGTCTTGACCAGCGCAAGGTTGTCGAACTTTTCGAAGCTGAGCCGGTTTTCCTCCCCCGTCTCGCCGCGCTTCTGTCCTTCGTAAATGCGCGTGGCGGTGATGGTGGAGATGCCCATGCCGTCACCGATGAACAGGATCACATTCTTGGCCTGCTTCGGCGCGGCAACCTCAGCCACCGGAGCTGGACGCGCCTCGCTCGCGCTGCTGGTGTTGATGGTAGTCACACACCCGCCCAGGGGCAGGGCTGCAGCCAGCAGAGCGATCAGGGCGCGGGTCGTGGTCATCGGCGTTCTCCTTGGTCTGGCGCGCTATCGGTTGCAGATGTGACGGTAAAGAGATGATCTGCGCCCGCGCCGCTAGATTTTAGGCGTTCTTGTCGCCCTGTCGCTTCGCTACTTGAGGGCGAGGGCTTCTGCTCCTAAGTCCGCTGCCATGCTGACTGTCGCCACCTGGAACATCAATTCCGCCCGCCTGCGCGTGGGCCTGATCGAAAAGCTGCTCAACGAAGCCGCGCCTGACATCCTGTGTCTGCAAGAGATCAAGTGCGAGAGCCATCTGTTCCCGGCCGAGGCGCTAGCGGCGCTGGGTTACACCCATCAGGCGGTGAGCGGGCAGAAAGGCTATCACGGCGTCGCCACCGTCAGCCGCGTGCCGATCCGCGAAGTCACCCGCCACGACTGGCAGGACAATGGCGAAGCGCGGCATATCGGCGTGGAAGTGCTGGGCAAGGATCTGCTGATCGAGAACGTCTATGTCCCCGCTGGCGGCGATGTGCCGGACCGCGCGGTGAACAAGAAATTCGGTCAGAAGCTCGATTTCCTCGGGCGCATGACCAAGTGGGCCGATACGCTCGACCGGACCACGCTGATCGTCGGCGATTTCAACATCGCCCCGCTCGAAAGCGATGTGTGGAGCCACAAGCAGTTGCTCAAGGTCGTCAGCCACACGCCGATCGAGGTGGAGACTCTGGGCCGGTTTCAGGACGCCCACGGGTGGGTCGATCTCGGGCGTCAGCACGTGCCTGCGCCGCAGCGCTATTACTCCTGGTGGAGCTATCGCAACCCCGGCTGGCAGGAGAACGACAAGGGTCGGCGGCTTGACCATATGTGGGCCTCGCCCGCGGTGGCGAAGCAGGCGCGGGCGCACCGGGTGCTGGAAGATGCGCGCAGCTGGACGCAGCCGTCCGATCACGTGCCGCTGATCACGGAGTTCGACCTCTGAGCGAGCCGCCTTCCTCGTCCCGCCGCGCGGCGCAAGCGGTGGACGCGCTGCGCCACGGCTGGCCGCTGGCGTTCGAGGGTGGGCCGGTTCTACTCCCGGTGGAGACCGCTATTGCGCAGGGTGCCAGCGCGCCGCGGATGCTGATTTCCGCCGCCCGTGCCGCCACGCTGAAACTCGCCAACCAGCGCGAGGCCGCCGTGCCGCACGCGCCTGTGCTGATTGCCGGGGGCGAGGATTTCACCATGCGCGATGCTCTGCCGATTGCTGACCCGGCACTCGATCTGGGCAATCCCTTGAAAGGCCCATTCAAGGCGGTGACGCTGGACTGGGAAGAATCGGCCCGCGCCGCGCTGGAATTGGCGCGGATTGCGGGGATCCTGCCTGCGTTTCTGGTCGACCCGGTGGACGCGGGTGAGGCGCAGCCGGTCGCCGTGTCCGATCTCGCCGCCTATTCCGCTGCGGGAGCCCTGCGCATCGTGACCCGCGCGCGCCTGCCCGTTTCGGCCTGCGAAGAGGCCGAGATCGTCGCCTTCCGCTCGGCCGCCGACCTGCGCGAGCACGTGGCGCTGGTCATCGGCAAGCAATCGGGCGACCGCCAGCCGCTGGTGCGGCTCCATTCCGAGTGCCTCACCGGCGACATCCTCGGCAGCCTCAAATGCGATTGCGGCCCGCAACTGGACGCCGCGCTGCACGCGATGGCGCATGAGACGCAGAACTCAGGCGGGTGGGGCGTGCTGCTCTATATGCGGCAGGAGGGGCGCGGGATCGGCCTCGTCAACAAGCTGCGCGCTTATCGCCTGCAGGATCAGGGGTTCGATACGGTCGAGGCCAACCAGCGGCTCGGCCTGCCCGATGAAGCTCGCGATTTCCCGGTGGCGGCGCGGATGCTGGAACTGCTGGGCGCGCGGAGGATCCGCCTGCTGACCAACAACCCGGCGAAAGTCACCGCGCTGGAAGCTGCCGGGATCACCGTCAGCGAGCGCGTGCCGCACCAGCTCCCCGAAAACCCGCACAACGCCCGCTATCTGGCGACCAAGCGGGATCGCTCAGGGCATTTGCTGAAGTAACCGCCATCAGCAAATGCCCCGGAGCGGAATTCTTATCGTCGTCGCCCCATGCTTGACACGGGGCTTGGCTCACTCCGGGTCAGGCTCAGAAAAAGATGAAGCCTGACCCCATAGCCGCCAACCCCGTCACCCCAGCGAAAGCTGGGGCCTAGGGCCTCTTAGTGCAGTGCTTGCCGCCATAGGTCCCAGCTTTCGCTGGGATGACGAAGGCTGACAGCAATCCACCCATATTCCGCCATTAACGCAAAGGCCCCGGCTCACCCAAAGCAGACATCGGCACGCTTTCCCTGAAGCGCAAACCCTAACGCTGCTCGTACTGCTTGATCCCTGCCGCCAGCTTGTTGCCCTGCATCACGATCCGCGATCCCGTCCAGTCGGCGAAGAAGGCCGTCTCTCGGCTGAGGCCGGGCACGAAGCGGGCTTCGTTGTTCACCACCTGAAGCCCGTCCGAGGGGTGGAGCAGGTCTTCTGCTCCCAGCGCGATGAAGGTCGAGTAATTTTCCTTGTCGCGCCCCTGTACGAACCAGTTGTCGGCGATCCGGCCGACGCTGCCAGCGGGCAGATCGATCATGTAATTGGTGGTGCGCCCGTTGGCATCGTCAAAGCTGTTGCCCTCAA from uncultured Erythrobacter sp. includes:
- the pabB gene encoding aminodeoxychorismate synthase component I, translated to MGQTTPFVLLDDARAGESAADALLYEAPRALFVAHRPDQVDSVLAAAEAARTAEGGSLAGYIAYEAGLALEPKLAGRAAARSGAAGPLVWLGLFDAPTRIAAGDVPSWLAARAEGSGTLGPMEPQLSPGGYEAAFNALREAIHAGDIYQANLTYPLAGSFRGDPVGLYAALRDAAAAGYGGLIFDGSHWLLSFSPELFVALNGSEAKVKPMKGTRPRSPEPEADAALADDLATSVKDRAENLMIVDLMRNDLSRVAEAGSVHVDAPFAVESYPTVHQMVSTVRARLSPGKGAMDLVRALFPCGSITGAPKIRAMELLGEVERDARGPYCGAIGRIDADGNAAFNVAIRTLRLTPIENGQGSAVLGIGSAIVADSDALSERRECEVKAGFLRRAAPGLSAPQCDLIETMRFEPDSGIALLELHLARMKASAATLGFAFDRHALRNQIQALCFELDAPARVRLLVARSGASALETGPLPAPLGEPVTVAALPNPLDPSDWRLMHKTSDRGFYEEALAAARSFGADEALLVRGDGLVTEGSFTCVFADGPDGVLLTPPASLGLLPGVLREHLLTEGKAREAELTLDDLASGFWLGNALRGLMRAALV
- a CDS encoding RNA pseudouridine synthase, with translation MADIKILYEDGEALVIDKPSGVSVDRPRKGGICLEDHLERLKLGFQRPPVAVHRLDTDTSGCLLLARNPKALARFNKAFEERLVGKTYLAILAGHPQGTQGTIELSLSKISSAEKGWRMIPAKKGKPAVSHWELVGELGPHSLIRFRPETGRTHQLRVHALAGLGLPLLGDPIYGAGNAPGAKRTMLHAESLTVTRPGKPAIEARAALPLDFLALGAKDGGATDG
- the arfB gene encoding alternative ribosome rescue aminoacyl-tRNA hydrolase ArfB; translation: MDDDSPEPLSARAIRLASESFLAGSGPGGQNANKVATEVELRVNIYALRLSPPVFARLRALAGAKLAGNGDLIINSKAHRTQEANRQDARVKLAALLEEAQTEPKRRAKTRLNRVGKTERLKVKKVRGTVKANRGKPSSSDW
- the rpmG gene encoding 50S ribosomal protein L33, translated to MAKPTTVKIRLVSSEGTGFFYVTKKNPRNITEKMSFRKYDPVARKHVEFKEAKIK
- a CDS encoding outer membrane lipoprotein carrier protein LolA encodes the protein MKTPIASLRTLAIGLGAGALALGLAPAGTAPLTAPAAAQSSAQSATNLDKVVGALRGISTMKADFTQTDRQGATLRGQMTLKRPGKIRFDYGKDADFLVISNGKSLYVIDYEVNQVERWPIGNSPLGALFDPDRDVKKFGKMVPTSNPNVLSVEVRDPKKPEFGMITLIFTKNPSAPGGLQLTHWVALDAQNNRTKVVLSNQRYGVAVADSTFTFKDPRRSTRRPG
- a CDS encoding alkaline phosphatase — encoded protein: MTTTRALIALLAAALPLGGCVTTINTSSASEARPAPVAEVAAPKQAKNVILFIGDGMGISTITATRIYEGQKRGETGEENRLSFEKFDNLALVKTYNTNAQVPDSAGTATAMHSGTKTRIGVLGIGPDAEKGVCKDALANPLPLLGEEVKQRGLALGIVTTTRLTHATPASVYSRSADRDWESDTNIPADQQGQGCKDIAQQLADAKFDVALGGGTAVFYGKDKERGGRRIDAGADLPSAWAATNGGTVVKTAAELAAAPMDKPVLGLFNPGHLTFMADRKPDSPEPTLTDMTAQAITRLKADPDGFYLMVEGGRIDHAHHAGQAGYALEEAVEFARAVQYAVDNTDPAETLIMVTADHSHVFTISGYPQRGNDILGLVVPPKGNGEDGGDGTSPLLAADGKPYTTLGYTNGPGGLLAKKHDDENDDHDHGRPMPETGIKARQQALVPLGSETHGGEDVALFATGPGASRVRGVIEQNVIYAIIRKALGWE
- a CDS encoding exodeoxyribonuclease III; its protein translation is MLTVATWNINSARLRVGLIEKLLNEAAPDILCLQEIKCESHLFPAEALAALGYTHQAVSGQKGYHGVATVSRVPIREVTRHDWQDNGEARHIGVEVLGKDLLIENVYVPAGGDVPDRAVNKKFGQKLDFLGRMTKWADTLDRTTLIVGDFNIAPLESDVWSHKQLLKVVSHTPIEVETLGRFQDAHGWVDLGRQHVPAPQRYYSWWSYRNPGWQENDKGRRLDHMWASPAVAKQARAHRVLEDARSWTQPSDHVPLITEFDL
- the ribA gene encoding GTP cyclohydrolase II, whose translation is MDALRHGWPLAFEGGPVLLPVETAIAQGASAPRMLISAARAATLKLANQREAAVPHAPVLIAGGEDFTMRDALPIADPALDLGNPLKGPFKAVTLDWEESARAALELARIAGILPAFLVDPVDAGEAQPVAVSDLAAYSAAGALRIVTRARLPVSACEEAEIVAFRSAADLREHVALVIGKQSGDRQPLVRLHSECLTGDILGSLKCDCGPQLDAALHAMAHETQNSGGWGVLLYMRQEGRGIGLVNKLRAYRLQDQGFDTVEANQRLGLPDEARDFPVAARMLELLGARRIRLLTNNPAKVTALEAAGITVSERVPHQLPENPHNARYLATKRDRSGHLLK